One Engystomops pustulosus chromosome 11, aEngPut4.maternal, whole genome shotgun sequence DNA window includes the following coding sequences:
- the LPAR5 gene encoding lysophosphatidic acid receptor 5 isoform X2 has protein sequence MYNVTQVSLVMNDSSQLDNCDAHTPPKSRTVLLVGYSLLMPLGVILNGVSLVVFLRWLRPLTVVSTFLCNLALSDLLFSLSLPLRIYYYANNHWPFGAFLCRLSGSIFHINMYGSCLFLFCINVDRYLAIVHPLRFRHLRRRKVARLTCLCVWLIIVGGSVPAALVHNSKDCMDGDERVPRCFEGLSSWNTYLLPLLFVAEVIGFLLPLGAVLYGSCHVFWELCRASEGGAQRHKVTIRLLSLNLVIFLFCFVPYNATLVAYGLLRAEFVPDWWDSKPILKRILSVTVLLASTNCALDPLVYYFSTEGFRSKLSHIVRSSKNSEKNGKSSKNFEATETKAFRTSVTSNTEKSETQNALLHVRTAQSKEKRRKMEESEI, from the coding sequence GTTTCTCTGGTGATGAATGATTCCTCTCAGCTGGACAACTGTGATGCACACACCCCTCCAAAATCACGGACCGTTCTCCTGGTGGGATACAGCCTCTTAATGCCCCTTGGGGTGATACTGAATGGGGTGTCCCTGGTGGTGTTCCTGAGGTGGTTGCGACCCCTGACGGTTGTCAGCACCTTCTTGTGTAACCTTGCCCTCAGCGATCTCCTCTTCTCGCTCTCATTGCCGCTCAGGATCTACTACTACGCCAACAACCACTGGCCATTCGGAGCCTTCCTCTGCCGACTCTCCGGATCCATCTTCCACATCAACATGTACGGCAGCTGCCTCTTCCTCTTCTGCATCAATGTGGACCGATACTTGGCCATCGTGCACCCGCTGCGCTTCCGTCACCTACGACGCCGTAAAGTGGCCCGTCTGACGTGTCTTTGTGTCTGGCTGATCATAGTGGGTGGGTCAGTACCTGCCGCCCTTGTACATAACTCGAAAGACTGCATGGACGGGGATGAGCGGGTGCCGCGCTGTTTTGAGGGGCTGAGTAGTTGGAATACCTACCTGCTTCCATTGCTGTTTGTTGCTGAAGTCATCGGGTTCCTGTTGCCCCTCGGGGCAGTTCTATACGGCTCCTGCCATGTCTTCTGGGAACTCTGTCGGGCTTCTGAaggaggagctcagagacacaaaGTAACAATCCGACTGCTCAGCCTCAACCTCGTCATCTTCCTCTTCTGCTTTGTGCCCTATAACGCAACACTTGTGGCCTATGGACTTCTCCGAGCAGAATTTGTCccagactggtgggactccaaaCCCATCTTGAAGAGAATTCTTTCAGTCACGGTTCTGCTGGCGAGTACAAACTGTGCCCTGGACCCCTTGGTCTACTACTTCAGCACCGAAGGTTTCCGGAGCAAACTTAGTCACATCGTACGGAGCAGCAAGAACTCGGAAAAGAACGGGAAAAGCTCCAAGAACTTTGAGGCCACAGAAACCAAAGCATTTAGAACTAGTGTCACCTCCAACACGGAGAAGAGCGAGACGCAAAACGCTTTACTCCACGTGAGGACCGCTCAGTCCAAAGAGAAGAGAAGGAAGATGGAGGAGTCTGAGATCTGA
- the LPAR5 gene encoding lysophosphatidic acid receptor 5 isoform X1 yields the protein MSSECSNVILVNTSPAAATPCRSHSENFLHSVQRSKVSLVMNDSSQLDNCDAHTPPKSRTVLLVGYSLLMPLGVILNGVSLVVFLRWLRPLTVVSTFLCNLALSDLLFSLSLPLRIYYYANNHWPFGAFLCRLSGSIFHINMYGSCLFLFCINVDRYLAIVHPLRFRHLRRRKVARLTCLCVWLIIVGGSVPAALVHNSKDCMDGDERVPRCFEGLSSWNTYLLPLLFVAEVIGFLLPLGAVLYGSCHVFWELCRASEGGAQRHKVTIRLLSLNLVIFLFCFVPYNATLVAYGLLRAEFVPDWWDSKPILKRILSVTVLLASTNCALDPLVYYFSTEGFRSKLSHIVRSSKNSEKNGKSSKNFEATETKAFRTSVTSNTEKSETQNALLHVRTAQSKEKRRKMEESEI from the coding sequence GTTTCTCTGGTGATGAATGATTCCTCTCAGCTGGACAACTGTGATGCACACACCCCTCCAAAATCACGGACCGTTCTCCTGGTGGGATACAGCCTCTTAATGCCCCTTGGGGTGATACTGAATGGGGTGTCCCTGGTGGTGTTCCTGAGGTGGTTGCGACCCCTGACGGTTGTCAGCACCTTCTTGTGTAACCTTGCCCTCAGCGATCTCCTCTTCTCGCTCTCATTGCCGCTCAGGATCTACTACTACGCCAACAACCACTGGCCATTCGGAGCCTTCCTCTGCCGACTCTCCGGATCCATCTTCCACATCAACATGTACGGCAGCTGCCTCTTCCTCTTCTGCATCAATGTGGACCGATACTTGGCCATCGTGCACCCGCTGCGCTTCCGTCACCTACGACGCCGTAAAGTGGCCCGTCTGACGTGTCTTTGTGTCTGGCTGATCATAGTGGGTGGGTCAGTACCTGCCGCCCTTGTACATAACTCGAAAGACTGCATGGACGGGGATGAGCGGGTGCCGCGCTGTTTTGAGGGGCTGAGTAGTTGGAATACCTACCTGCTTCCATTGCTGTTTGTTGCTGAAGTCATCGGGTTCCTGTTGCCCCTCGGGGCAGTTCTATACGGCTCCTGCCATGTCTTCTGGGAACTCTGTCGGGCTTCTGAaggaggagctcagagacacaaaGTAACAATCCGACTGCTCAGCCTCAACCTCGTCATCTTCCTCTTCTGCTTTGTGCCCTATAACGCAACACTTGTGGCCTATGGACTTCTCCGAGCAGAATTTGTCccagactggtgggactccaaaCCCATCTTGAAGAGAATTCTTTCAGTCACGGTTCTGCTGGCGAGTACAAACTGTGCCCTGGACCCCTTGGTCTACTACTTCAGCACCGAAGGTTTCCGGAGCAAACTTAGTCACATCGTACGGAGCAGCAAGAACTCGGAAAAGAACGGGAAAAGCTCCAAGAACTTTGAGGCCACAGAAACCAAAGCATTTAGAACTAGTGTCACCTCCAACACGGAGAAGAGCGAGACGCAAAACGCTTTACTCCACGTGAGGACCGCTCAGTCCAAAGAGAAGAGAAGGAAGATGGAGGAGTCTGAGATCTGA